The DNA region GGAGCATTTTCGAGTACTTTATCAAGTATGTGGGGTCGTCGGCTCTGGATGCTCCGGGATACATGAACCTGATGCCGGTGATCCAGGTGGACTACGGGCTTTGGTATGTGAAGGGGGGGATGTATGCGCTGGCCGAGGGGCTTGGAAAGCTGATGGAGGAGATGGAGATTCCGGTGCACCTCAATGCCGATGTGGCGAAGATCAACCGCGAAGGGAAAACGGTGACCGGCTTGACCTTGGTGGATGGCACGGTGGTGTCATCGGATCTGGTGGTGAGCAACATGGAGGTTGTCCCAACCTATGATCGCTTGCTCGGTGAGAGCCCGCGTTTCCTCAAGCGCTTGGAGAAGTTCGCTCCGGCGTGTTCCGGGATTGTGATCCATTTGGGGACCAACAAAGAGTTCCCGCAGTTGGCGCATCACAACTTTTTCTTCTCCAACAACCAGCACAAGCACTTCAAGACGGTGTTCCACGACGGGCGCTTGCCTGAGGATCCGACATTGTATGTCGTCGCTCCTACCCGCACCGATCCAAGCAAGGCACCTGAGGGTTGCGACAACATCAAGATCCTGCCACACATCCCGCCGATCGATCCGGAGAACCCAGTGAGCCACGCAGAGTACCTCGCGTTGCGTGATCGGGTGATCGACAAGATGGAGCGCAGTGGAATCACCGGGCTGCGCGACAGCGTGGTGACCGAGGATTTTCTCACGCCCGTCGATATCGAGCAAATGTACCGTTCCAACCGTGGGTCGATCTACGGAGTGGTCTCTGATTGGAAGAAGAACCATGGGTTCAAGGCACCGAAGACCAGCCGCAAGTACCGCAATTTGTACTTCTGCGGCGGGAGCACCAACCCGGGCGGTGGAATGCCGATGGTCGTGCTTTCCGGGCAAAAAGTAGCCGACCGCATCATCGCAAAGCATCCAGCTTCATGCTGATCCTACTTCCCATCCTGGCGATCATCTGTGCACCTGCTTTGTGGCTGGTGCTGGGACGACCACGCTTTTTGGCGAAGGTTGGCAGTGACGAAGAGGCGACGATCAAAGTGTCGGTCGTCATTCCCGCGCGGGATGAGGAGATCAATATCGGGGCATTGTTGGATAGCCTGAACGCGCAAACCCGGCCGGCGCATGAAGTGATCGTTGTCGATGACGGTTCCAGCGACCGGACGGCTGAGATCGCCCGTGAAAAGGGGGCGAGGGTGATCAGTGGAAAGGAGTTGCCAGATGGCTGGAATGGCAAGCCTTGGGCCTGCACTCAGGGAGCGGAGGCTGCTACGGGAGATTGGTATTTGTTTCTCGATGCGGACACGCGGCTGGCGCCGGACGCTTTGTCGAAGTTGGTCGGTGCTGCTTGGCGCAATGGAGGTGCTGTGTCTGTCTGTCCGCACCATCAGGTGGAGCAGCCGTACGAGGAGTTGTCCGTGTTTTTCAACGTGATGATGCTGGCGGGGGTGAACGCATTTGGGTTTTGTGAAGAGGAGGCGTGTGCGTTGTTCGGCCAGTGCTTGTTAATTTCGGCGGAGGATTATGAGTTGGTGGGGGGGCACGAGTCGGTGAAGGGGAAAGTGTTGGAGAACTTTTATCTGGCGGACCAGTTGAGCCGTTGTGGTGTGGCGCGTGAGTGTTATGTCGGGCTTCGGGCGGTGTGGATGAGGATGTTTCCTGAAGGGTTCGACCAGCTGTACTCAAGCTGGATGAAAGGGTTTGCTGCTGGAGCCGGGCATGCGGCGGCGCGTGCGATTGTATTTTCTTCGATCTGGCTGACTGGTGCGATGCTGGCAATGGTCGGGCTTTTCATTGCGCCGTTCGTCGGGGTGACATGCGCGGCGCTTTGTGTGACGACCTATCTACTCTATGTCGGGCAATGTTTGTGGGTCTTCCGGTTGGCAGGATCATTCTCGCAGTGGAATGCGTGGCTGTTCCCGATCAGTCTGCTTTTCTATCAGTGGACGTTTTTCTCTGCACTGAGGGCGCACAAGCAGGGGCGGAAGGTGAAGTGGAAAGGTAGGGAGGTCGGTTGATGATCGATCTCCCCTTGTGGTTGGTGGCGGTGATCAACTGCGTCGGGATCCCGCTGGTGCATTTGTTTTTTGCGTGGTCGGCGTTGGGACGTCCGGCGGATGCATTTGATCCGGAATCCCCGTGGTACCGCGAGCGGAAGTGGGAGGCGGGAGGTGCTTTCTATCAACGCTGGTTTCGGGTGCGTTCGTGGAAATCCAAGCTTCCTGACGGGGCGGCATGGTTCAAAGGCATGGGCAAGGCCAAGTTGGAGTCGACCGATTCGGATTATCTTCAAGCGTTCCTCGTGGAGACGTGCCGCGGCGAGTGGTCGCATTGGCTGCAATTGTTTGTGATCAGTGGGTTCGTTGTGTGGAACCCATGGCCGGCGAACCTGGTGATCGTGATCTACGCGGCGGTCTCCAACTTGCCCTGCATCATCAATCTACGCCACGTGCGGGTGCGGATGCGGCGGGTGGGGCGGCGGTCAGCCAATCGCGGGTGATTCACGCTTTGCTGCGGGGATCACGATGCGACGATCAGGGTGGATCTATGTTGGCGTGTTCTGAATGTTACTGACCTAAGGCATACCGCCGTGTCGGGAGCGGCCGACGGGTGGGTGCTGCGCCTTGGCAGTATCGTCGGCTTGGCCGGGGTTGCTTCGGGGCGGGATATCCCAGGGTGAGGTCGCCTGAGGCTCCCGTCACCCCGGGCTGGTTCGCGGCACCCCTCCGGGGAGGAATTAGCGATGCGGGACTTTGTTCAGTGTCACTCTTTGGTGTCGTCGCTTGCTGGCGGGTCTCCCTGGGTGACCTTTGGCTCGATGTCGATTGGCGGCTTGGCGCTGCGCGAGGATTTCTCCATGTCGGTGATGGTCGGGTCATCGTCGTCGTCGCCGGAGGTCGGGACGAGGTTGATGTCGACTTTGACGGGCACTGCGCGCAGTCCTTCGATGAGGGCTTTGAGTTGGGCCAGGGTTTCGCGTTCCAGTGTTTGCGGGCTGGACTTGGCGGCGGCGGCCTGGGCGATCCCGAGCTGGATGGCGTTGAGTCCGTCGTTGAACTCACTCATTTGAGCGACCACGCGGGCGACGGGGTCGTTTTCTCCGCCGGCTCCGAGGAGTTTGTTTTTGTTAAAGCCCTTTTTGATTTCGGCCCAGCGGGCGGCCTGGGTTTCCGTCAGCATGTTTTCCATCTCGCGGAACTTGAGCATGTTGGACTCGGCGCCGGTGGTGAGTGTTTGGCTTTCGTTTTCGTAGTGGTCGGTGATGAGTCCTACGACCTCCTCGTCGGTCATGAGCGGCAGCACTTTTTCGGCGATGCGGTTCATGTTTCGGTATGAGCCCTGGAGTTTGAAGGCGGGTTCCGTGCGGTAGGCGTCTTCCTGAGCCGCGCTGCGGATGTACTCGAGGTTTACGCGGAGGATGGAATCGCGAACGCGGGAGAGGTGTTGGACGACGCGTACCATTTCGTCGATTTCGGCGGGCGTGTAATTGCCTTCGAAATCGATGCCTTCCTGGCTTCCGGTGTCGGCGATGCGCATGATGGCGTAAACGTCTTTCTGCGACCGGCTGGAGAGCTTGTTGAGGATTGGGTTCGAGGTCAGTGCGTTCTCGATGTAGGACGCTTTGAAGTCATTGGCGTGGCCGCCGATGATGTCGCCGAGGTTGTAGGTATCGGCGCGGTTGGCGAGCATGTCCGGGATTTGGAACTTGCCGCCGGTTTCGGTGTATGGATTGCCGGCCATGACGACGGCGACCTTCTTGCCGCGGAGGTCGTAGGTGCGCGCCTTGCCTTGGTAGACACCCTCGATTTTGCGTTGGGCGTCACAGAGTGAGATGAACTTCTGCAGGAACTCCGAGTGGGTGTGCTGGATGTCATCGAGGTAGATCATCACGTTGTCACCCATCTCTAGTGCCAAGTTGAGTTTGATGACCTCCTCACGGGCAGCGGCATTCGGAGCTTCGGCAGGGTCGAGCGAGACGACATTGTGGCCGAGCGCCGGGCCGTTGATCTTCATGAAGGTCAAGCCCAGGCGGTTGGCGACGTATTCCATCAGTGTGGTTTTGCCGTATCCCGGAGGCGAGATCAGCAGTAACAGCCCCATGCGATCGGTACGGGTGTCCTTGCCGGCGGTGCCGAGTTGTTTGGCGAGGTTGTCGCCGACAATTGGCAGGAAGACATTGTTGAGCAGTTTGTTGCGGACGAACGCGCTCATCACCTTTGGTTCGAACTCGGAGAGCCTCATCTCCTCGCGCTTTTCCTCCACCAGTCGTTGTTTGAGTTCCTGATAGGCTTGGAAGGTCGGGACGCCTACGCGCTCGAAGTTCTCCATCCGGTCGCGGAACGCATTGTAGTCCAGCTGATAGGCCCCTGCGTTCACGACGTCGTGGTCACCAATCAGTCCGTCGATTTGAACTCTGGTACGGACTTGGTGGATGTCGCGCAGGTCGAATCCGCCACGGGTCAAATGGGCTGCGGCCTCGGCGATCACTGCAGCGGGGATTTCGGCGTCGTCTTGTGAGCGGGCGAAACCGGCAAGCCAGTCCTTGAGCGTGGTGAAGCGGTCCAGAGGGAGCTCAATGTCCTGCAGGCTTTCGTCAAAGCTGGCCTCAGCGTGTTTGACGACCAGTTGGTGTTTGAACTTTTTGACCAACTCGGCGGCGTCGGGGGAGACGATGAAGTGCTCGTTGCGAGCGAGCTCCTCGAACAAGTAAAGCGCTGCGGAATCCGGGCGTGCGGTGTGGAATGCACGCGTGCCAGTCCACTCCGAGATCGCGGATTCAAGAGGTCCGACCAGGGTGTGGCGTTCACTGGAGTTGTCACCGAAGATCTCGCGGCGTTTTGCGTAGGCTTGGATTTGGCGGGCGAGTGTGGATTTCTCATCGCCGTGCCAGCTGAGCCAGAAAACCTGGGCGAGTGCACGGGTTTCCGGGCTGAAGCGAAGCAGCCCGATCTTGCCGTGGATAGGGATGATGGCCTCCAGCAATTTGTGGGCATCGAGATCATGCACGCCCTTGGTGTAGTTCTCCGCGTAGCGTGGCTGCATGAACTTTTGAACCGCAGGCAGCAAGCCGTTGGCGAGCAACTCCTCCAGCTCGTCCATGCGGTGGTTTTTGAGAAATTCCCACGCCAGAAACTCGGCGCGGTAGACTTCGTCGTTCTCTGAAACGACTTCCTGTTGCCAGACATCGCGGGTGGCGAGGAATGCCTCATCGCGGATCGGCTCGAAGAAGTCGGTGCCTGCCAGGTGGAAGCACATTTCCTCGTCCTGCGGGACAATGGTCAGCTGCAGCGGCTGGGTGTTGACGTTGAACTGATGCTTGCCAAAGCGCAGCACGTTGGTGCCATCGACGAAGAGCTCATTGCGGTCCTTGAGCGCGCGCACCGCATCCTCGCGGATGGTCTTGAGGCGGGTCTGGATGTCGTCGGCTTTGACACTGTCGCCGAGCTCGGTGAGCTGGGTGATGATGTCGCGGACCTTTTCGATCATCAAGTCATCGGCGAAGTAGCCGTTGATCTCGTTGATCTCTTTGAAATTGGAGATCCGGTTGTCGATACCGGCGAGCACCCGTTGCGCGGACTTGACCAGTGTGTTGACGCGTTTGTTTCTGGTTTCGAGGAGCTGCTGTTTTCGTCCCTCGAACGCATTGTAGACTTCCTCGCGTTTGGCGGAGAGTTCCTCGACGTAGTCGTCGAACTCGGAGAAGCGTCCTTCGAGTTCTTCGATCTGGACCATGACCTTGGTCAGGTACTCTTCGGTCTTTTCGGGAGTGTCGCAGAGATCGAGGTAGTTGACGACGGCTTGCCCGAGAAGCTTGAGTTGAGCGCCGAACTGCGCCACCGCTTCGCCCTGGGCGAGCGACTTGCGCTTGTTCTTCAGTTCGGCTTTGGCCCCATTGAGAACGCTGTAGATGTCCGAGATGCTCTCGATGATCGTGGTCGTCTGGGTGGAATCCTCGATCTTGAGGTTCGATACGACGTCGATGAGCATTTCGAGTTCCTGCCCGGTGGCGCTGATCGCTTCGCCGAGCTCCTCGGCTTCGGTCACCTTGCCGAGTTGCTCCAAGACCTTGCGATGCTCGTCGACTTGGGCTCGGTAGGGATCGAGAGCTTCGGGTTGGAGCAGGAATGCGACGGTCTTTTCGGAAACCGAGTCGGCGGTCGTAGCGATGGATTCCTCCAAGCCATCCACGCGCTCCAGATCCATGTAGCGCATCTCGCGCAGGCCGATGACTTCTCCGCGAAGTGCGCGCAGGCCCGCGAGTTGGCGGACAAACCCGAGGATGTCATCCGGCGGTGAATTTTCCGCGGCCCGGACTTGTTTGCCCGTGCGCTCGGTGAGGTCTTCGATCCGTTCTGCCGCGCTGTTGCGCAGTCGTTGGACTTTGTCGAATTCGGAAATAGCCGATTCCGCGGCTTGTTTGATGCCGGCGATTGGTTTGGCCAGGGCACCCGCTTCTTCCTGTTCGATCCAGAAATAGCTGTCGAGCAAGTCGCCGGAGAGCTTTGCCAGATCGATGTAGAGTCCGGCGTAGTTGTCGTCCTTGTGCAGCAGGGTGATCAGCTCACGGCATTCAGCCATGGCTCGGACGAGCTCGGCGTTGCCGATTTTGAAAAGATAGCTGTCCTGGGACTGCTGTTGGGAGATGACGGCGTCGTCCGAGAGGATCGGCGTTTGCCAGACCTGGATGACGTGGTGTTTTTGTGCTTCGAGCTCTGTTTTGA from Sulfuriroseicoccus oceanibius includes:
- a CDS encoding DNA repair ATPase, which codes for MSEDSKQLEGGAYEVIRARLLTQSEDLGQRLDALNTQRKDIFGAVESALVSTERITTEHNCTPRDMISIGNNRFFFGYNIQFGLKQTTDPEDVFDAYRYEPSDHTFHKLSLDEVIDSRSFREDFAYLYKYYRETVFAKFMRKGPVLYLALRVGKSIDDIKTFKFLIKSDGTLEYQGNRSDHEYTFPDQHEFTWQRATRDMQRPGEHPHLSIEDRVFVETVGGDLTIKVEDNTTDGLGIYQEPVEDHDQTLDDAEIEYAIVGPLILLKILPYREEKVRYLVFNEKTQSVNRIDAIGESCVLLPDDHGIIFANGYYLLSGELKTFDHGLEHMRFERKISSANGEDTLYAFYNRTSGDYVLLNYNLIERNVQPPVVCNGYSIFDNGELLYFKTELEAQKHHVIQVWQTPILSDDAVISQQQSQDSYLFKIGNAELVRAMAECRELITLLHKDDNYAGLYIDLAKLSGDLLDSYFWIEQEEAGALAKPIAGIKQAAESAISEFDKVQRLRNSAAERIEDLTERTGKQVRAAENSPPDDILGFVRQLAGLRALRGEVIGLREMRYMDLERVDGLEESIATTADSVSEKTVAFLLQPEALDPYRAQVDEHRKVLEQLGKVTEAEELGEAISATGQELEMLIDVVSNLKIEDSTQTTTIIESISDIYSVLNGAKAELKNKRKSLAQGEAVAQFGAQLKLLGQAVVNYLDLCDTPEKTEEYLTKVMVQIEELEGRFSEFDDYVEELSAKREEVYNAFEGRKQQLLETRNKRVNTLVKSAQRVLAGIDNRISNFKEINEINGYFADDLMIEKVRDIITQLTELGDSVKADDIQTRLKTIREDAVRALKDRNELFVDGTNVLRFGKHQFNVNTQPLQLTIVPQDEEMCFHLAGTDFFEPIRDEAFLATRDVWQQEVVSENDEVYRAEFLAWEFLKNHRMDELEELLANGLLPAVQKFMQPRYAENYTKGVHDLDAHKLLEAIIPIHGKIGLLRFSPETRALAQVFWLSWHGDEKSTLARQIQAYAKRREIFGDNSSERHTLVGPLESAISEWTGTRAFHTARPDSAALYLFEELARNEHFIVSPDAAELVKKFKHQLVVKHAEASFDESLQDIELPLDRFTTLKDWLAGFARSQDDAEIPAAVIAEAAAHLTRGGFDLRDIHQVRTRVQIDGLIGDHDVVNAGAYQLDYNAFRDRMENFERVGVPTFQAYQELKQRLVEEKREEMRLSEFEPKVMSAFVRNKLLNNVFLPIVGDNLAKQLGTAGKDTRTDRMGLLLLISPPGYGKTTLMEYVANRLGLTFMKINGPALGHNVVSLDPAEAPNAAAREEVIKLNLALEMGDNVMIYLDDIQHTHSEFLQKFISLCDAQRKIEGVYQGKARTYDLRGKKVAVVMAGNPYTETGGKFQIPDMLANRADTYNLGDIIGGHANDFKASYIENALTSNPILNKLSSRSQKDVYAIMRIADTGSQEGIDFEGNYTPAEIDEMVRVVQHLSRVRDSILRVNLEYIRSAAQEDAYRTEPAFKLQGSYRNMNRIAEKVLPLMTDEEVVGLITDHYENESQTLTTGAESNMLKFREMENMLTETQAARWAEIKKGFNKNKLLGAGGENDPVARVVAQMSEFNDGLNAIQLGIAQAAAAKSSPQTLERETLAQLKALIEGLRAVPVKVDINLVPTSGDDDDDPTITDMEKSSRSAKPPIDIEPKVTQGDPPASDDTKE
- a CDS encoding phytoene desaturase family protein, with product MKRTTVSVIGAGLGGLSAAISLKAAGYDVAVYEKNARIGGKLNLLEKDEYTFDLGPSIFTLPQFFRDLFERAGRNMDDYVQLEKVTPHWRNFFEDGFVFDLYEEDERMRQEFTSKLNGSGEKAWQEYQRFLEYARQQYDIVDEGYFRHGLDNLWEFLRYYGLRRLGKEIDYKRSMAESIADYFSDPRMRSIFEYFIKYVGSSALDAPGYMNLMPVIQVDYGLWYVKGGMYALAEGLGKLMEEMEIPVHLNADVAKINREGKTVTGLTLVDGTVVSSDLVVSNMEVVPTYDRLLGESPRFLKRLEKFAPACSGIVIHLGTNKEFPQLAHHNFFFSNNQHKHFKTVFHDGRLPEDPTLYVVAPTRTDPSKAPEGCDNIKILPHIPPIDPENPVSHAEYLALRDRVIDKMERSGITGLRDSVVTEDFLTPVDIEQMYRSNRGSIYGVVSDWKKNHGFKAPKTSRKYRNLYFCGGSTNPGGGMPMVVLSGQKVADRIIAKHPASC
- a CDS encoding glycosyltransferase, encoding MLILLPILAIICAPALWLVLGRPRFLAKVGSDEEATIKVSVVIPARDEEINIGALLDSLNAQTRPAHEVIVVDDGSSDRTAEIAREKGARVISGKELPDGWNGKPWACTQGAEAATGDWYLFLDADTRLAPDALSKLVGAAWRNGGAVSVCPHHQVEQPYEELSVFFNVMMLAGVNAFGFCEEEACALFGQCLLISAEDYELVGGHESVKGKVLENFYLADQLSRCGVARECYVGLRAVWMRMFPEGFDQLYSSWMKGFAAGAGHAAARAIVFSSIWLTGAMLAMVGLFIAPFVGVTCAALCVTTYLLYVGQCLWVFRLAGSFSQWNAWLFPISLLFYQWTFFSALRAHKQGRKVKWKGREVG